From Vigna unguiculata cultivar IT97K-499-35 chromosome 5, ASM411807v1, whole genome shotgun sequence, the proteins below share one genomic window:
- the LOC114186011 gene encoding glutamate receptor 2.8-like: MGSLHVLVPLLCLMSTALGKTTVDDGMHVEMKGTIGVIADNNSRNGKEEIVAVKMAMEDFYHYSNQSFGLQIRDSHADPLQAALAARDLIDTQKVEAIIGPETWKETTLVADICSQNMTPVLSLADATPNWSTLKWPYLVQISPNQFKQMKAVAAILHSFEWYNVNIIYDDTDSSSTRMFSHLYRDLNVAGVHISHVLAIPPLSSSALSQELENLRDGHCRVFVVNLSLPLAINLFKTAKELGMMEKGYVWIVTDPLTSLVHSLNSSIISSMQGIVGIKSYFPEIGLQYEDFYPKFRKRFSSENPHELNNEPGIFAARAYDAAWTLALSMIQTNNKKDQTLLDKILLNNFTGLSGKIHFSDQKLDPSDTFQIINVMGKDCKEIGFWTNGLGFSNIIGQNAAFNSSMKELGQVLWPGRPWGTPRGWIKALDKPLRIGVPVLATLKQFINVIQDQTENTTTFQGFTIDLFRATMELLPYHLPYKFYPFNDTYDNLVKQVYLKNFDAVIDVTIISYRYQYAEFTQPYTDPGVVMVVPLKSQVDHRAWLFMKPFTKTMWVLILAMVIYNGFILWMLERRHSPEITGSMLNQTGTMAWLALTPLIKLDGDKLHSNLSKMVMVVWLFVALIITQTYTANLASMLTAERLEPTIDNIDQLRNSNIRVGYGSGSFLKHYVNEVLHFHPENMRNYGELEEYAEALRRKEIGAAFLEVPAAKIFLAKYCREFIQAGPSYKIGGFAFAFPRGSPFIPDVNKALLDLVETGKVRELENKMLALEECEDTGVNGKTASLSPNSFWVLFIFTAGTSTFSLLVYIFRINYANSEEKTIWKLTTMIIQQCNHAKRRMSRKVSDVAESPTTSSTTHATPTQV, translated from the exons ATGGGTAGCTTGCATGTGCTTGTTCCTCTTCTTTGTTTGATGAGCACTGCATTAGGAAAAACAACTGTTGATGATGGCATGCATGTGGAGATGAAGGGTACCATAGGAGTTATTGCAGACAACAACTCTCGTAATGGTAAAGAGGAGATAGTAGCTGTTAAGATGGCAATGGAAGATTTCTATCATTATAGCAATCAAAGTTTTGGTTTACAGATAAGGGACTCACATGCTGATCCTCTTCAGGCTGCTCTAGCAG CTAGAGATCTGATTGATACACAGAAAGTGGAAGCAATAATAGGACCTGAAACATGGAAAGAGACAACCTTAGTGGCTGATATTTGTAGCCAAAACATGACCCCTGTTCTATCTCTAGCTGATGCAACTCCAAACTGGTCAACTTTGAAGTGGCCCTACCTTGTGCAAATCTCACCTAATCAATTTAAGCAGATGAAAGCAGTAGCAGCTATTTTACATTCCTTTGAATGGTACAACGTTAACATAATATACGATGATACCGATTCTTCATCCACAAGAATGTTCTCTCATCTCTATAGAGATCTTAATGTAGCAGGTGTTCATATAAGCCATGTTTTGGCCATCCCTCCGTTAAGCTCATCTGCACTGTCTCAAGAACTAGAGAATCTTAGGGATGGTCATTGCAGAGTTTTTGTTGTTAATTTGTCACTTCCTTTGGCCATAAACCTGTTTAAAACTGCAAAGGAATTGGGAATGATGGAGAAAGGTTATGTGTGGATCGTTACTGATCCTCTTACAAGTCTTGTCCATTCCTTGAACTCTTCCATTATATCCTCAATGCAAGGGATAGTTGGAATAAAGAGCTACTTCCCAGAAATAGGGCTTCAATATGAGGACTTCTACCCTAAATTTAGAAAAAGGTTTAGCTCAGAGAATCCTCATGAGCTTAACAATGAGCCTGGGATATTTGCAGCACGTGCTTATGATGCTGCATGGACTCTTGCTCTATCCATGAtccaaacaaacaacaaaaaggATCAAACGTTACTGGATAAGATTCTGCTTAATAATTTTACTGGCTTAAGTGGAAAAATTCATTTCAGTGACCAAAAGTTAGATCCTTCAGATACTTTTCAGATCATCAATGTGATGGGGAAAGATTGTAAGGAAATTGGGTTCTGGACAAATGGACTAGGTTTCTCAAATATTATAGGCCAAAATGCTGCTTTCAATTCTTCAATGAAGGAACTTGGACAAGTTTTATGGCCAGGAAGACCTTGGGGAACTCCAAGAGGATGGATTAAAGCATTGGATAAACCACTAAGAATTGGGGTCCCCGTTTTGGCAACATTGAAACAATTCATAAATGTAATTCAAGACCAAACAGAAAATACCACCACTTTCCAGGGATTCACCATTGATCTTTTTAGAGCAACTATGGAGTTGCTGCCCTATCACTTGCCCTACAAATTCTATCCATTCAATGACACATATGATAATTTGGTGAAGCAAGTTTATTTGAAG AATTTCGATGCAGTAATTGATGTGACCATAATTTCATATCGATATCAGTATGCAGAATTCACTCAGCCATACACTGATCCGGGAGTGGTGATGGTAGTGCCCCTTAAATCACAAGTGGATCATAGAGCTTGGTTGTTTATGAAACCTTTTACAAAGACTATGTGGGTTCTGATACTGGCCATGGTTATCTACAATGGCTTTATTCTGTGGATGTTGGAAAGACGCCACAGTCCTGAAATTACAGGTTCCATGCTGAATCAAACTGGGACCATGGCTTGGTTGGCATTGACCCCTCTAATCAAGTTAGATG GAGACAAGTTACATAGCAATTTATCAAAGATGGTTATGGTGGTGTGGTTGTTTGTGGCACTTATCATAACACAGACTTACACAGCTAACCTTGCCAGCATGCTAACTGCTGAACGGCTTGAACCAACTATAGATAATATTGATCAGCTACGGAATAGCAACATCAGGGTTGGATACGGTTCAGGATCCTTTCTGAAACACTATGTGAATGAAGTGTTACATTTTCACCCTGAAAACATGAGGAACTATGGTGAACTTGAAGAGTATGCTGAAGCTCtcagaagaaaagaaatagGAGCTGCCTTTCTTGAAGTTCCTGCAGCCAAAATTTTCCTAGCCAAGTACTGTAGAGAGTTTATTCAAGCCGGGCCTTCGTACAAAATTGGAGGATTTGCATTT GCATTTCCAAGGGGGTCTCCATTTATTCCTGATGTAAACAAAGCACTTCTAGATTTAGTAGAAACCGGGAAGGTACGTGAATTAGAGAACAAAATGCTTGCATTAGAGGAATGTGAAGACACAGGTGTAAATGGAAAAACTGCAAGTCTTAGCCCGAACAGCTTCTGGGTCCTCTTCATATTCACAGCAGGCACATCAACATTTTCTCTCTTGGTTTACATTTTCCGTATTAATTATGCAAACAGTGAAGAGAAAACAATCTGGAAACTAACCACAATGATCATTCAACAATGTAATCATgcaaagagaagaatgtcaagaaAAGTAAGTGATGTTGCAGAAAGCCCTACGACCTCTTCAACCACACATGCTACACCAACTCAAGTTTAA